One Methylocapsa sp. D3K7 DNA window includes the following coding sequences:
- a CDS encoding cytochrome c family protein, which translates to MDSFELNKIAGAFLGTLLFAMWLSVISGGIFSHDKPAKPGYPLPAAQEVVEAGGGAAAPSIPPIGTRLSLADVKKGEVDTKPCQSCHNLEKGGGVKIGPPLFGIVTRPKGTVAGFEYSEAIKSKGGTWTYEELDAFLANPKAYAQGTKMAYAGEADPAKRADLIDYLHTLSDSPEPLPAAGSAPPPADSAAAPSPKLESPPPAKNEALPPAKIEAPPAKSSKGALAKAALKQAK; encoded by the coding sequence TTGGATAGTTTCGAACTCAACAAAATCGCCGGGGCGTTTCTCGGCACTTTGCTGTTTGCAATGTGGCTGAGCGTGATCTCCGGCGGGATTTTCTCGCATGACAAACCCGCCAAGCCGGGCTATCCGCTCCCCGCCGCGCAGGAGGTGGTAGAGGCCGGAGGCGGGGCTGCCGCGCCATCCATTCCGCCCATTGGAACACGTTTGTCTCTGGCCGATGTGAAAAAAGGCGAGGTGGACACCAAGCCCTGCCAATCGTGTCACAATCTCGAGAAGGGCGGCGGCGTCAAGATCGGTCCGCCGCTCTTCGGCATCGTGACCCGGCCCAAGGGAACGGTGGCGGGCTTCGAATATTCCGAAGCCATTAAGTCCAAGGGCGGCACCTGGACCTACGAGGAGCTCGATGCTTTCCTCGCCAATCCCAAGGCCTACGCCCAAGGCACGAAAATGGCGTATGCCGGGGAGGCCGATCCGGCCAAGCGGGCTGACCTTATCGACTATTTGCACACGCTTTCCGATAGCCCCGAACCTCTGCCCGCAGCCGGTTCGGCTCCGCCGCCGGCGGACAGTGCCGCGGCACCTTCGCCAAAACTAGAATCTCCGCCGCCGGCAAAAAACGAGGCGCTGCCCCCAGCAAAAATTGAGGCTCCGCCCGCAAAAAGCTCAAAAGGGGCGCTCGCCAAAGCCGCGCTTAAACAAGCAAAATAG